Proteins encoded together in one Bacteroidales bacterium window:
- a CDS encoding alginate export family protein, which yields MKIKLLILLFLTIISASTKAQFEVQGIIRPRFEFRNGYSSMRNDTTTPAAFVSQRSRLNFAYKTDKLETKFSIFDFRVWGDQVWKKDIASMGLHEAWAKINFNEAWSIKLGRQELKYDNSRLISPVNWNQIGTAHDALLIKYRSEKLLIDFGTAWNQSTQNKFGTDYTFSDSYYKSLNFLWLRKKFNKFTISSLNVLDGNQDLTKPELQHFRFTGGIVPEYKTNKFHITARIFGQTGELQNTQKVEAFYTNIDFIYSVSDKIKLATGNEIKSGNNALDSLNKTSKAFDIIYGGRHKFNGRIDYFSIPATTKGAGLIDSYFKANYKFSKQTSLLAEYHHFMLQNNYLSNNTVIDKFLAHEIDFVLKHKLSKDVSFETGYSFIIGTESLEIIKGGNKDLFNHWFYMMLSINPTFFKSKNN from the coding sequence ATGAAAATAAAGTTATTAATTCTGCTATTTCTGACAATTATAAGTGCATCAACAAAAGCCCAATTTGAAGTTCAAGGTATTATTCGTCCGAGATTTGAATTCAGGAACGGATACAGCAGCATGAGAAATGATACAACCACTCCGGCAGCCTTTGTTTCTCAAAGAAGCAGGTTGAATTTTGCATATAAAACTGATAAATTAGAAACAAAATTTTCAATATTTGATTTTCGAGTTTGGGGCGATCAAGTTTGGAAAAAAGATATTGCATCAATGGGCTTGCACGAAGCGTGGGCAAAAATTAATTTTAATGAGGCGTGGTCGATAAAATTGGGAAGGCAAGAACTTAAATACGATAACAGCCGATTAATTTCACCCGTAAATTGGAATCAAATAGGTACAGCACACGATGCTCTTTTAATTAAATACAGAAGCGAAAAATTATTAATTGATTTCGGAACTGCCTGGAATCAATCTACTCAAAACAAATTCGGAACAGACTATACTTTCAGCGACTCATATTATAAATCGCTAAATTTTTTATGGCTACGGAAGAAGTTTAATAAATTTACAATATCTTCATTAAATGTTTTAGACGGAAATCAAGATTTAACAAAACCTGAATTACAACATTTTCGTTTTACGGGAGGAATTGTTCCGGAATATAAAACAAATAAATTTCATATAACTGCACGTATTTTCGGGCAAACCGGAGAATTGCAAAATACACAAAAAGTTGAAGCATTTTATACAAATATTGATTTTATTTATTCGGTTTCCGATAAAATTAAACTTGCAACAGGAAATGAAATAAAAAGCGGAAATAATGCTCTCGATTCATTAAATAAAACAAGTAAAGCATTTGATATTATTTACGGAGGACGGCATAAATTTAACGGAAGAATTGATTATTTCAGTATTCCTGCCACTACAAAAGGTGCAGGTTTAATTGATTCATACTTTAAAGCAAATTATAAATTCTCAAAGCAAACAAGCTTGCTTGCCGAATATCATCATTTTATGTTACAAAATAATTATTTAAGTAATAATACCGTAATTGATAAATTTCTTGCTCACGAAATTGATTTTGTGCTTAAACATAAACTCAGCAAAGATGTAAGTTTTGAAACAGGTTATTCATTTATAATAGGAACCGAAAGTCTTGAAATTATTAAAGGGGGGAATAAGGACCTTTTTAATCATTGGTTTTATATGATGCTTTCGATTAACCCAACTTTCTTTAAATCAAAAAATAATTAA
- a CDS encoding ABC transporter permease, with product MKFNLLHLFFTFLGALVLLFIVGPLVSMFIATSPIEIVETVKDEEVQKSIWLTIGISMGATLFFATASIPFAYLLARKEFVFKKLVKSIIDLPIVIPHSAAGIAILGIISRDSMLGKAADSVGLNFVGHPIGIGLAMAFVSIPFLINAAHDGFKAVPIRLEQAALTLKASPARVFFTISLPLAWRNIVSGLIMMFARGMSEFGAVVIVAYHPMITPVLIYERFGAFGLKYARPVSVVFIIVCVVVFIGLRMLTSKKNQLRINKTV from the coding sequence TTGAAATTTAACCTGTTACATTTATTCTTTACATTTTTGGGAGCATTAGTTTTGCTGTTCATAGTCGGACCGCTTGTAAGTATGTTCATTGCAACTTCTCCGATTGAAATTGTTGAAACGGTAAAAGATGAAGAAGTTCAAAAAAGTATTTGGCTGACAATAGGAATATCAATGGGGGCAACTTTATTTTTTGCAACAGCATCAATCCCTTTTGCATATTTGTTAGCAAGAAAAGAGTTCGTTTTTAAGAAATTAGTAAAAAGCATTATTGATTTACCGATTGTTATTCCGCACTCGGCTGCCGGTATTGCTATTCTCGGAATTATTTCAAGAGATTCAATGCTCGGTAAAGCAGCTGATTCGGTAGGACTTAATTTTGTGGGGCATCCTATCGGAATTGGTTTAGCAATGGCTTTTGTAAGTATTCCGTTTTTAATTAATGCCGCACACGACGGTTTTAAAGCTGTTCCGATTCGGTTAGAACAAGCGGCATTAACTTTAAAGGCATCGCCGGCAAGAGTTTTCTTCACGATTTCATTGCCTTTAGCGTGGCGAAATATTGTTTCGGGTTTAATTATGATGTTTGCAAGAGGAATGAGTGAGTTCGGTGCTGTTGTCATTGTTGCATATCATCCGATGATTACACCGGTGTTAATTTATGAACGTTTCGGTGCATTCGGATTAAAATATGCTCGTCCGGTTTCTGTGGTTTTTATAATTGTTTGTGTGGTGGTTTTTATAGGATTAAGAATGTTGACTTCTAAAAAAAATCAATTAAGAATAAATAAAACTGTATAG
- a CDS encoding ABC transporter ATP-binding protein has product MLSLKHIYKDFGDFSLNDFSISVNEGDYFVLLGESGAGKSIILELISGLFMPDSGTIHFKEQDITKTSIQKRDFGLVFQDYAIFPHFNVFDNIAYSLKNKHLSKKEIKNKVKEIAEKVEILHLIKRKTTTLSGGELQRVALARTLILKPKCLLLDEPFGSIDIKIKESLQNLLRKLNKQGQTIIHVTHDYEEALSLASKIAVIHKGKLIQEGKPEYIFKNPKNEFVAKFTGIKNFFKAKYTSINKVLVENKLSIRINPNEKMHEGYVMIPGETIVLSEKEQKSSAINNFKGIIINIISSRYGKEIIVDIGIPISVNITEESTQNLNLAEGKEIWLSFKVNSVKFI; this is encoded by the coding sequence TTGCTTAGTTTAAAACATATTTATAAAGATTTCGGTGATTTTTCATTAAATGACTTTTCAATTTCAGTAAATGAAGGAGATTATTTTGTTTTGCTGGGTGAATCAGGAGCCGGAAAATCAATTATTTTAGAACTTATTTCAGGTCTGTTTATGCCTGATTCGGGAACTATTCATTTTAAAGAACAAGATATTACAAAAACGAGCATTCAGAAAAGAGATTTCGGACTTGTTTTCCAAGACTATGCAATTTTTCCGCACTTTAATGTTTTTGACAATATTGCTTATTCCCTCAAAAACAAACATCTGTCAAAAAAGGAAATTAAAAATAAAGTTAAAGAAATCGCCGAAAAAGTTGAGATATTACACTTAATAAAAAGAAAAACAACAACACTTTCAGGCGGAGAACTGCAAAGAGTTGCTCTTGCCCGAACTTTAATTTTAAAACCTAAATGCTTATTATTAGACGAACCTTTTGGCTCAATAGACATTAAAATAAAAGAAAGTTTACAAAACTTATTGCGAAAGTTGAATAAACAAGGTCAAACAATTATTCATGTAACGCATGATTACGAAGAAGCTTTAAGTTTGGCAAGCAAGATTGCAGTTATTCATAAAGGAAAACTTATTCAAGAAGGAAAACCTGAATATATTTTTAAAAATCCTAAAAATGAGTTTGTAGCTAAATTTACGGGTATTAAAAATTTCTTTAAAGCAAAATATACTTCAATAAATAAGGTATTAGTTGAGAATAAATTAAGTATCAGAATTAATCCGAATGAAAAAATGCATGAAGGTTATGTAATGATTCCCGGCGAAACAATTGTTTTGTCTGAGAAAGAGCAAAAGTCAAGTGCAATTAACAATTTTAAAGGTATAATAATAAATATAATATCCTCACGATACGGAAAAGAAATTATAGTTGATATAGGAATTCCTATTTCAGTTAATATTACGGAAGAATCAACTCAAAATCTCAATTTAGCAGAAGGAAAAGAAATTTGGCTAAGTTTTAAAGTTAATTCGGTTAAATTTATATAA
- the hisS gene encoding histidine--tRNA ligase: protein MANLPGIPKGTRDFSPRILAKRNYIFDTIKDVFKKFAYKQLETPAMENLSTLTGKYGEEGDKLLFKILNSGNFLKKVTDSELCDRNTAKMAHLVAEKGLRYDLTVPFARYVVQHQNEITFPFKRFQIQPVWRADRPQKGRYREFYQCDADVVGSNSLINELEIVQMIDEVFTKLNLKVTIKINNRKLLAGIAERIGYPEKLTAITTAIDKLDKIGHEKVYQELEQAGITGEALNLLEPMFNIGGTYNEQMQCIEKFLGETDSGVSGIVEIEKLFSYLSLFKFNNKVELDLTLARGLSYYTGAIFEVVSDEIQIGSICGGGRYDDLTGIFGLKDVSGVGISFGADRIFDVLENLNRFPKETSSNVKLMFVNFGDKEEKYCLAALQKLREKGINSEIFPDNSKMKKQMKYANNNKIPFVVLAGENEINENKFTLKNMETGEQKLVSAEEMIEAVLL, encoded by the coding sequence ATGGCAAATTTACCCGGAATACCGAAAGGAACAAGAGATTTCTCCCCAAGAATATTAGCAAAAAGAAATTATATCTTCGATACAATCAAAGATGTGTTCAAAAAATTTGCATACAAGCAATTAGAAACACCGGCAATGGAAAACTTATCAACCCTAACCGGAAAATACGGTGAAGAGGGAGATAAGTTATTATTTAAAATATTAAATTCAGGCAATTTTTTAAAGAAAGTTACAGATTCCGAACTTTGCGACAGAAATACTGCAAAAATGGCACATCTCGTTGCCGAAAAAGGTTTAAGATATGATTTAACCGTACCTTTTGCACGTTACGTAGTTCAACATCAAAATGAAATAACATTTCCGTTTAAACGTTTTCAAATTCAGCCTGTTTGGCGTGCCGACAGACCTCAAAAAGGACGTTACCGAGAGTTTTACCAATGTGATGCAGATGTTGTAGGAAGCAATTCTTTAATAAATGAATTAGAGATTGTTCAAATGATTGATGAAGTTTTTACAAAACTGAACCTAAAAGTGACAATTAAAATAAACAACAGAAAATTGCTTGCCGGAATTGCAGAACGAATCGGTTATCCCGAAAAACTAACGGCAATTACGACAGCAATTGATAAATTAGATAAAATAGGACACGAAAAAGTTTATCAAGAATTAGAACAAGCAGGAATTACGGGCGAAGCACTTAATTTGCTCGAACCGATGTTTAATATCGGTGGAACTTATAATGAACAAATGCAATGTATCGAAAAGTTTCTCGGAGAAACCGATTCGGGTGTCAGCGGAATTGTTGAAATTGAAAAATTATTTTCGTATTTAAGTCTGTTTAAATTCAACAATAAAGTTGAACTTGATTTAACACTGGCAAGAGGTTTATCTTATTATACCGGTGCAATTTTCGAAGTTGTTTCTGATGAAATTCAAATCGGAAGTATTTGCGGAGGCGGCAGATATGATGATTTAACGGGTATTTTCGGTCTTAAAGATGTTTCAGGGGTGGGAATCTCCTTCGGAGCTGACCGCATATTTGATGTTTTAGAAAATCTTAACCGATTCCCGAAGGAAACTTCATCAAACGTGAAATTAATGTTTGTAAATTTCGGCGATAAAGAAGAAAAATATTGTTTGGCAGCTTTACAAAAACTCAGAGAAAAAGGTATTAACTCTGAAATTTTTCCTGATAACAGCAAAATGAAAAAACAAATGAAATATGCAAATAACAATAAAATTCCTTTTGTTGTACTTGCCGGAGAAAATGAAATAAATGAAAATAAATTTACATTGAAGAATATGGAAACAGGAGAGCAGAAATTGGTTTCTGCCGAGGAAATGATTGAAGCAGTTTTATTGTAA